The nucleotide window CGCGATATATGCATAGATGGAAGCGGTGTTAACGATGACACCCCCATTTTCCTTCATGGCGCCCGCTGCCGCTTTAATGCCATAAAAAACACCATTTTGGTTCACATTCACGACGTCCTGGTACTCGTCGACGGGCATGTCCATTACGCTTTGGGGCGGGCTGTTAATGCCGGCGTTGTTATGCATAATGTCCAGCTTTCCGAAGTGCGCCACCGCTTGTTGTACCAAGTTTTCTACGCTTTCATAATCGGCAACGTTCACTTTTACAAAATGTGCGTCGCCGCCGGCTTTTTCAATGTCAGCGACGGTCGCTTCCCCGGACGGCCTATCGATATCACCGACGATCACCTTAGCCCCTTCGCGGGCAAATTCCTTCGCCGTCGCGCGACCGATGCCGGAGCCGGCGCCGGTCACGATCGCTGTTTTCCCTTCCAATCTCATCTCAACATCCTCCTATCTTGCCGTCCCGCCGCCATCGAGGACAATGGTTTGGCCGGTCATAAATGACGCTGCCTGCGATGCCATGTAGACGATCGTTCCGCGCATATCATCCGCTTCCCCGAGCCGTTGCAACGGGACGCTTGCGATCATTTGATCCTTGATCGGTTCGATGACGTCTTTGCTCATTTTTGTCGGGATAAATCCGGGGGCGATGGCGTTGACGGTGATGCCGTGCCGTGCCCAGTTGATCGCCAAATCTTTCGTAAAGGTGAGCACGCCGCCTTTGCTCGCATTGTAGCCGATCGCCTGCATCACTTCGGGGTTGGAGCCTTTTAATCCCGCGACGGAGGCGATATTGATGATGCGCCCTTTTGTTTTATTTTCGATCATCTTTCTTCCGACCGCTTGGGACATGATGAATGTGCCGATGAGATTAACATTAACGACTTTTTGGAACTTATCGATCGGCATATCTTCAGGGTTGTATCCACCCCACGACGTGCCGCTGTTGTTGACCAAAATCTCAATACTGCCAAAATGATCCATCGTCGCGTCCACAACACTTTGCACGTCATCGGCATCCGTTACATCACAGCGAAAAGCTAAGGCATTGCCCCCTTTTTCATTGATCCGGTCTCTCACTTCGACGCATGCTTCTTCTTTCCGGGAACATAAAACAACATTCGCGCCTGCGTCGGTGAGCGCTTCCGCCATCCATTCGCCAAGGCCCCGGCCGCCGCCGGTGATGATCGCGGTTTGGCCGCTTATGTCAAATAAATCCATTGTCGTCATTGAAAAGCCTCCAAATTATCGGTATTTTTTCAGTTCCAGGCGCCCGATCGTGCGGCGGTGCACTTCATCAGGGCCGTCAGCGAGACGGAGCGTGCGTGCTTTTGCCCAGCTTTGCGCAAGCGAAAAGTCTTCAGTCACTCCGGCGCCGCCATGGGCTTGGATGGCGCGATCAATGACGCGCAGGGCCATGTTCGGCGCGACGACCTTGATCATGGCGATTTCCGTGCGCCCTTCTTTATTGCCGACGGTATCCATCATGTAGGCAGCTTTCATCGTGAGTAGCCGTGCCTGTTCGATTTCGATGCGGGAATCAGCGATCCATTCCTGGATAACCCCTTGCTCTGCAAGCGACTTTCCGAATGTGGAGCGATCTTGTACGCGTTCGCCCATCGCTTCAAGCGACTTTTCTGCTACGCCGATGAGGCGCATGCAGTGGTGAATCCGCCCCGGACCCAAGCGCCCTTGGGCAATCGCGAACCCTTTGCCTTCGTCCCAAAGAATGTTCGAAGCCGGGACACGAACGTTGTCGAATTCCACTTCCCCGTGTCCTTCCGGGGCATCGTCATAGCCGAAGACCGGCAAGTGGCGGTGAACCGTAACACCAGGGGTGTCTCTCGGCACTAAAATCATCGACTGTTGCGTATATTTTGGTTCGTCCGGATCGGTTTTCCCCATCACAATCATGATTTCACAGCGCGGGTCCATAATGCCCGACGTCCACCATTTGCGGCCGTTGATGACATAGTCATCGCCATCCCTTTTGATGTGCGTTTCGATGTTTGTTGCGTCTGACGATGCGACGTTGGGTTCGGTCATCGCGAATGACGAGCGAATTTTGCCGTCCAACAGCGGTTCCAGCCATTGTTTCTTTTGCTCCTCCGACGCGTAACGGACGAGCGTTTCCATGTTGCCGGTGTCCGGTGCCGAGCAATTGAATACTTCCGGCGCAATCGACGAGCGCCCCATGATCTCGCATAGCGGTGCGTATTCTACGTTCGTTAGTCCTGCGCCGTATTCACTTTCCGGAAGGAATAGATTCCACAAGCCTGCTTCTTTTGCTTTTGCCTTCATTTCTTCCATAATTGGTGGTGACTGCCAACGGGTAGACTGTTCATTTAATTGTTCTTCATAGACTTTTTCATTCGGGTCAATTTCTTGTTCCTTGAACCGACGCACGCGTTCCTGCAAATCTTTTACTTTCTCCGACATACCGAAATCCATATGTTTCACCCCTCATGTAATAAATGCCATGCATATTTAATTAAATTTGTCGCTCTATCGCCATAAGTTCTAAACCGTTCATCTTCCGTTTGTCCATTTTTCCAGCGAAAATAAATTTGTTGAACAATCACGCCTAATTTAAAATAAGCGAAAATTTGATAAAAATGAAGTGAAGAACAATCTCGTCCGGTTTTTTCGGCGTAACGGTCAATCAGTTCCCGACGGGTTAAAAACCCGGGAAGCTTCGTTATGGTTTGAGGCGAGGACTGTAATAACGCCGAGTCATCCGCTTGCATCCAATAACTAAGGACAACCCCAAGGTCAAAGAGCGGATCCCCAATCGTTGCCATTTCCCAATCAACCACCGCTTCAACTTGACGCAAATCTTTAGAGAATAATAGATTGTTAAACTTGAAATCATTATGAATCACTGTCGTCTCTCCGTCCGCCGGGATATTGTCCACGAACCATTTTTTCAGTTTTTCATATTCGGGGATGTCCTCGGTTTTGGCACGTTCATAACGCTTCAGCCAACCGTGAACCTGGCGTTCCATGAATCCTTCCGGACGGCCAAACGTATGAAGACCGGCTGCTTTTGCATCCACTTGGTGTAATTCAGCCAACGTATCGATAAATGTATAGGAGAGTTCCCGACATAATTCTTCCGTTACTTGTACCCCT belongs to Salicibibacter cibi and includes:
- a CDS encoding SDR family NAD(P)-dependent oxidoreductase; translated protein: MRLEGKTAIVTGAGSGIGRATAKEFAREGAKVIVGDIDRPSGEATVADIEKAGGDAHFVKVNVADYESVENLVQQAVAHFGKLDIMHNNAGINSPPQSVMDMPVDEYQDVVNVNQNGVFYGIKAAAGAMKENGGVIVNTASIYAYIADRNRFAYHASKGAVVSMTKSAALDLARHNIRVTAIAPGLIETEIVSEWKKNPEVWAKIEKAQMRRKAGKPEEVAKLVTFLASDDASFLNAHVHYVDDGAAAFKR
- a CDS encoding SDR family oxidoreductase, with amino-acid sequence MTTMDLFDISGQTAIITGGGRGLGEWMAEALTDAGANVVLCSRKEEACVEVRDRINEKGGNALAFRCDVTDADDVQSVVDATMDHFGSIEILVNNSGTSWGGYNPEDMPIDKFQKVVNVNLIGTFIMSQAVGRKMIENKTKGRIINIASVAGLKGSNPEVMQAIGYNASKGGVLTFTKDLAINWARHGITVNAIAPGFIPTKMSKDVIEPIKDQMIASVPLQRLGEADDMRGTIVYMASQAASFMTGQTIVLDGGGTAR
- a CDS encoding acyl-CoA dehydrogenase family protein, giving the protein MDFGMSEKVKDLQERVRRFKEQEIDPNEKVYEEQLNEQSTRWQSPPIMEEMKAKAKEAGLWNLFLPESEYGAGLTNVEYAPLCEIMGRSSIAPEVFNCSAPDTGNMETLVRYASEEQKKQWLEPLLDGKIRSSFAMTEPNVASSDATNIETHIKRDGDDYVINGRKWWTSGIMDPRCEIMIVMGKTDPDEPKYTQQSMILVPRDTPGVTVHRHLPVFGYDDAPEGHGEVEFDNVRVPASNILWDEGKGFAIAQGRLGPGRIHHCMRLIGVAEKSLEAMGERVQDRSTFGKSLAEQGVIQEWIADSRIEIEQARLLTMKAAYMMDTVGNKEGRTEIAMIKVVAPNMALRVIDRAIQAHGGAGVTEDFSLAQSWAKARTLRLADGPDEVHRRTIGRLELKKYR
- a CDS encoding phosphotransferase family protein — translated: MTQSVRSGEELELAKIKPFLEKHLDDIPKDEPLKVNQYSAGASNLTYLLSCGEWQGVLRRPPFGPLPPKAHDMKREYGILSRLNPIFPLAPKPYVLGEDTSVMDATFYVMERKQGVVIDQSFPEGVQVTEELCRELSYTFIDTLAELHQVDAKAAGLHTFGRPEGFMERQVHGWLKRYERAKTEDIPEYEKLKKWFVDNIPADGETTVIHNDFKFNNLLFSKDLRQVEAVVDWEMATIGDPLFDLGVVLSYWMQADDSALLQSSPQTITKLPGFLTRRELIDRYAEKTGRDCSSLHFYQIFAYFKLGVIVQQIYFRWKNGQTEDERFRTYGDRATNLIKYAWHLLHEG